Proteins from one Gossypium raimondii isolate GPD5lz chromosome 8, ASM2569854v1, whole genome shotgun sequence genomic window:
- the LOC105791493 gene encoding probable polygalacturonase, whose translation MKRSFSLVDVLLVLAFCGHIAWTVKASSQCKQALSREIRPHSVAITEFGAVGDGVTLNTKAFQNAIFYLNSFSDKGGAKLFVPAGRWLTGSFDLISHLTLWLDKDAVILGSDNPDDWPVVDPLPSYGRGVELPGGRHRSLIYGRNLTDVIITGDNGTIDGQGSVWWNWFKRKTLDYTRPHLVELMNSTGVVISNLTFSNSPFWTIHPVYCSHVIVQNVTILAPLDSPNTDGINPDSSNDVCIEDCYISTGDDLIAIKSGWDEYGISFARPSTNIIIRRLIGHNRNGSGIAIGSEMSGGVSEVYAENLYFFDSSTAITIKTARGRGGYVRNIYILNVTLVGVDTAIRFDSTFSPHPDDFYDPNALPVIERITIKDVIGNNIKVAGLLEGIEGDTFHHVCLLNIALTVTSGSPWNCSYIQGYSAMVSPETCEPLKESIYPNHSSDCYHLSNHLRSSGNQNKGSWLHSW comes from the exons ATGAAGAGATCTTTCAGT CTGGTGGATGTGCTACTGGTACTTGCATTTTGCGGTCATATTGCATGGACTGTCAAGGCCAGCTCACAATGCAAACAGGCTCTCTCACGGGAGATTCGGCCCCACAGTGTCGCTATTACCGAATTTGGTGCAGTCGGAGATGGTGTCACTCTCAATACCAAAGCATTTCAGAATGCCATCTTCTACCTCAATTCATTTTCTGACAAAGGTGGGGCCAAACTTTTTGTCCCAGCTGGCCGGTGGTTGACAGGAAGCTTTGATCTCATCAGTCACCTAACTTTGTGGTTAGATAAGGATGCAGTGATTCTTGGATCAGAT AATCCTGATGATTGGCCAGTTGTTGATCCTCTGCCTTCCTATGGCCGAGGTGTGGAGTTACCTGGTGGAAGGCATCGAAGCCTTATATATGGTCGCAATTTGACTGATGTAATCATAACAG GAGATAATGGAACTATTGATGGACAAGGCAGTGTTTGGTGGAACTGGTTTAAGCGTAAAACTCTGGACTATACTCGGCCCCATCTGGTGGAGTTGATGAACTCAACTGGGGTTGTCATCTCAAACTTGACTTTCTCGAACTCTCCCTTTTGGACCATCCACCCAGTCTACTGCAG CCATGTTATAGTCCAGAATGTCACAATCCTGGCTCCTCTGGATTCACCAAACACTGATGGAATCAATCCAG ATTCTTCGAATGATGTTTGCATAGAAGACTGTTATATTAGCACCGGTGATGATCTAATTGCCATCAAAAGTGGGTGGGATGAGTATGGCATTTCATTTGCTCGCCCCAGCACAAATATTATAATCCGCCGGCTTATTGGACACAATCGAAATGGCTCTGGGATAGCAATTGGAAGTGAAATGTCAGGAGGTGTTTCAGAAGTTTATGCAGAAAACCTGTATTTTTTTGATTCAAGCACGGCTATCACTATAAAGACTGCTCGTGGAAGGGGTGGATACGTGAgaaatatctatatattaaatgttACCTTGGTTGGTGTAGACACAGCTATAAGGTTCGATAGTACTTTCTCTCCGCATCCGGATGACTTTTACGATCCAAATGCTCTCCCTGTGATAGAAAGGATTACAATTAAAGATGTCATCGGAAATAACATAAAAGTTGCAGGCCTCCTCGAAGGCATAGAAGGGGACACTTTTCATCATGTTTGCTTATTAAACATTGCTTTGACTGTAACGTCAGGGTCTCCATGGAACTGCTCATATATTCAAGGATACTCTGCCATGGTTTCCCCAGAAACTTGTGAACCTCTCAAGGAAAGTATCTACCCCAACCATTCTTCAGATTGTTACCATCTATCCAATCATTTGCGGAGTTCAGGTAATCAAAACAAAGGTTCTTGGTTACATTCTTGGTAA
- the LOC105793643 gene encoding auxin-responsive protein IAA20 isoform X1 produces the protein MGRPTSSSSSIDSPNHFAFSSTASSQRDLTTDLRLGLSISIAPPYVREQWPPMKAAVAEEEHECNSSTFYVKVYMEGIPIGRKLDLLAHESYYDLIRTLEHMFHTNIIWAEAEMDRDHYEKYHVLTYEDKEGDWMMVGDVPWEMFLSAVRRLKISKC, from the exons ATGGGTCGACCAACCAGTTCTTCATCTTCCATCGACAGCCCCAACCACTTTGCTTTCTCAAGCACTGCTTCCTCCCAAAGGGACCTTACCACCGATCTTCGCCTTGGCCTTAGCATTTCAATCGCTCCTCCTTATGTCAG gGAGCAGTGGCCACCGATGAAGGCGGCGGTTGCAGAAGAAGAGCACGAGTGCAACAGCTCAACATTTTATGTGAAGGTTTACATGGAAGGGATTCCTATAGGGAGAAAACTAGACCTGTTGGCACACGAGAGTTACTATGATCTGATAAGGACTCTGGAACACATGTTCCACACAAACATCATCT GGGCAGAAGCAGAGATGGATAGAGATCATTATGAGAAATATCATGTGTTAACGTATGAAGACAAGGAAGGGGATTGGATGATGGTTGGTGATGTTCCTTGGGA GATGTTCTTGTCAGCTGTAAGGAGATTGAAGATCAGCAAGTGCTGA
- the LOC105793643 gene encoding auxin-responsive protein IAA20 isoform X2, whose translation MGRPTSSSSSIDSPNHFAFSSTASSQRDLTTDLRLGLSISIAPPYVREQWPPMKAAVAEEEHECNSSTFYVKVYMEGIPIGRKLDLLAHESYYDLIRTLEHMFHTNIIWAEAEMDRDHYEKYHVLTYEDKEGDWMMVGDVPWE comes from the exons ATGGGTCGACCAACCAGTTCTTCATCTTCCATCGACAGCCCCAACCACTTTGCTTTCTCAAGCACTGCTTCCTCCCAAAGGGACCTTACCACCGATCTTCGCCTTGGCCTTAGCATTTCAATCGCTCCTCCTTATGTCAG gGAGCAGTGGCCACCGATGAAGGCGGCGGTTGCAGAAGAAGAGCACGAGTGCAACAGCTCAACATTTTATGTGAAGGTTTACATGGAAGGGATTCCTATAGGGAGAAAACTAGACCTGTTGGCACACGAGAGTTACTATGATCTGATAAGGACTCTGGAACACATGTTCCACACAAACATCATCT GGGCAGAAGCAGAGATGGATAGAGATCATTATGAGAAATATCATGTGTTAACGTATGAAGACAAGGAAGGGGATTGGATGATGGTTGGTGATGTTCCTTGGGAGTAA